The sequence below is a genomic window from Synechococcus sp. PCC 7335.
ACAGATCTAGAAGTTTGGACAGATGGTGGCGATCTCATCGGGCGAATCGTCGATATCTGCTTAGACCAAAGCAGTGGGCAAATTGAGCAGTATTTGTTTGCTTTGAAGGGTGAGGGGTCAGAAAGTGGAGAGGTAGCAAGTAAAGAGATAGCAGGCAAAGAGATAGCGGCTGAGCCTATTGATAAAACGGCAGTGCTCTATGGGGAAGAGGTAAGAGAAGAGGTAGATGAGCCGGCCCAGAAAGTAGCAACGAGCGTCTACGCGATTGAACCTCGAGTAATTATCAGCGCTGGGCGCAAGCGGATGATGATCGCTGAAGAAGATGCTCAGCGATTACAGCCCTATCATCAATTACTAAACCTACCTCCCAAGCAGTCGGCAGAACCGCTGAGATCAAACTGGAAACCGGATCAAATCTCGGAGATGCCAACAGATTTTGGAGAACTGCTTAAAAAAGGTCAGTCTCTCGCAGGGCAAGTCGGCGAGCGGATGCGAGAACAAGCGAAGCGGTTAGCTGAAGGCAGTGAGAGTGAGGAATTGCCTGAGATTACAGAGCAGCTTCAGGAGAAGACGGAGCAGGTGAAGCTGCAAATGCAAAAACAGTTTCAAAGAGCCAGAGAAAGGGCTAAGGCACAAATTGATAATCAAGGATTAGAAGAGAAGCTAGGTAAGACAGCATTCGGGCGAGTCTTAGGTAAGACGTTTAGTAAACTCAATCCTCAAAATTCTGATTTGGCAGTCGACCCGATTGATGTAGAGTCTTTTGAAGTATGGGAAGAAGACGAAGCGAATAATGGAGAATAGCTGCTCAATCCAGTGAAGGCTTATGATTTACAGGCTGACGAAGCGGAGCTAGCAAGAAGCTGACATGAGTTTTAAAGACGAGCTGAGTTTGTTGGTGCGATCGCGCTATCCTCTAATCTATATTCCCACCCGAGAAGAAGAACGCGCCGAAAGCGCCATTGCCGACTGTGCAAAAGAGATTGGAGGTAGCCGCACCGTCTACACCTGGGACTACGTGGACGGGTATCAAGGCAACCCTACAGACACTGGCTTTGGTAGGCGTAATCCCCTACAGGCACTAGAGCTGATCGAAAAAATTCCTAGCTCAGCCGCTGCGCTTTTTGTCCTACGAGATTTCCACCGCTTCTTAGAAGACATCACTATCTCTCGTAAGCTTCGCAACCTGCTGAAGCTTTTGAAATCGCAGCCCAAGAACATTATTATTCTTTCTGCTGAACTCACCATTCCTAGCGAACTTAGCAGCATCATTACTGTCCTAGAATTTCCTTTGCCCAATGCTGATGAGATTCGCACCGAAGTCGAACGCCTGCTTGCGGCCACTGGCAGCAATCTTTCCTCTCGTGATATCGATGAGCTGGTGCGCTCATGTCAAGGTCTGGCAATGGAGCGTATCCGCCGGGTCTTAGCAAGAGGCATCGCGGCTCACGGTAGCTTTGAACCAGATGATATCGATCTAATTCTAGAAGAAAAGCAACAAACCATTCGCCAAACTCAGATTCTAGAGTTCCATCCGGCTAGCGAAAAGATCTCTGATATTGGTGGTTTAGATAACCTCAAAGACTGGCTGCTAAAGCGCGGCGGCGCTTTTTCTGAGCGCGCCCGACAGTATGGACTACCCCATCCTCGTGGTTTGATGCTAGTCGGTATCCAAGGAACAGGCAAGTCTCTGACTGCCAAGGCGATCGCCCATCACTGGCACCTGCCGCTCTTGCGACTAGATGTAGGCAGGCTCTTTGGCGGACTAGTCGGCGAATCAGAATCACGCACCCGTCAAATGATTCAGCTAGCCGAGGCGCTTGCGCCCTGCATCTTATGGATCGACGAAATCGACAAGGCGTTTGCTGGGTTCGATGGCCGGGGCGATTCAGGCACAACCAGCCGCGTCTTCGGAACTTTCATCACTTGGCTCGCCGAAAAAGCCTCACCTGTTTTCGTTGTCGCCACCGCTAACAACATTCAATCGCTTCCCCCCGAAATGTTGCGCCGAGGCCGCTTCGACGAGATTTTCTTTGTCGGCCTTCCCTGCCAAGAAGAACGCGAAGCCATCTTTTCAGTCCATCTGGGTCGCTTGCGTCCACACAACCTTAATAGCTACGACATCAATCGCTTAGCCTATGAGACCCCTGACTTTTCTGGCGCAGAAATAGAGCAGTCCATTGTCGAAGCTATGCACATCGGCTTTAGCCAGAACCGAGATTTCACTAGTGACGATGTGCTTGAAGCCGTTAGCCAGATCATTCCGCTCGCTCGCACCGCTAAACACCAGATAGAAGCGCTTCAGCAATGGGCCGCCGACGGACGCGCTAGACTAGCCTCTAGGCAATCCCCTCTATCAGAGCGGATTGAGCAGCAGCGAAAGGGTGAAAATTAATTTCTTTACCAATCTACGCCTTCACGCTATAACCGTAGAAATCTTTTGCCTTAGCAAGACGCTAAGGCTTGGTGACAATGGTGATAAGAAACTTTCTACTAGGTCTAAGCAAATTTATCTTGGGCTTGATTCTAGCCATGCTAATCATGACGCTAGCAGGCGCTTCGATGCTGAGATATTTCATGGCTCGCAATGCCGAGCCACCAGAAAGACCCACCTACACCAACGATCTGCCTGAAGAGCCGCCTGCTGAAGCTACCGTGCCCGAGTCTAATCAACCATCAGTAAGCCCGGCTATAGAAACCGCACCTGAAGAGCCGCCCGCCGAGCCCGAAGCTCCCGAAACTCCCGAAGCTCCTACAGTCGAAACCTCAGATGGAACCTATAGCGTGGTAGTCACTCAGCCAGTCGGCCTCATTCTACGCTCAGGGCCGGGAACGGACTATGCCAATATTGGCGGTGTCGACTATGAAGAGAGTGTAACGGTCCTAGCTGAAGAGAATGGCTGGCTAAATATCCTGCTTAGCAATGGAGAAGAAGGTTGGGTGAAAGACGGCAATGTCAGTGAGTAGTAATATCTTGACCTATGAGCGATCGCCGCTTAGCTCTACACACTCGCGATAGGTAGAACCGTTGATGTAGGTAGAACCATTGATGTAGGTAGAGCTAAGTTAGAGCTAAGCAATCAGCAATTGCCGAATGCATCCGGCGATTACTTCTAGTGATCGCTATAGATAGCTCCGGTTTCTGAGAGCCGTGTTAAGAAAGCTGTCTCAATTCAACGGTTAGTTACAGAACCTTCCTGAAGAACTAGGTGAGGTTACGCCCAATGATAGGTTGAGGATGATCGACGCAAGACATCCTCTATCGGGAGAACTACCGATGCAACAATCAGGTAAAGACTGGGTAAGTTCGCTATTGATTGCGGCACTTGGAGCAGGTGTGATCACTAGTTTTGCAGTCAGCCTGGGTCAAAATCCAATCGATGGCATTGGGATTACCGCGATCGCCGCTATGTTGGCTGTGACTATCGATAGCCTGCTCTAGCGCTCCATTGTCATACTGTTTGTGACCCAGCAAGTCTTAGAGCAAGTGAGTCTTGGAGCATCAGTCTTGTTCGCAATCATAAGAGATGAAGTTATTCCGCTAATTATGACTCTGTGATAACGACTAAAGCTAATGATCTCTTTCTCCCATTCTATTGCTTTAGTAGGTCTAAGTAGCTTAGTTGCGATCACCCCTAGCACTAGCCCAGCAGGATCACCTACTGTCGTCCCTATTGCAGCCATTCCGATCATTCGCGAGGCACCTACCAATCTACAAGGTGCATTAGCAGATGATTTTGTGGTGTCCCAACAGACGCCTTACAGTACGGGACGTAATGAAATTCTAAGTATCTCGCCTTCTACAGGCACTCGGCAGCTGTATGAGGTGAGTTTGCCAGACACTGGCACATTCCAACTATATGAAACTCACTTTAGCAATGTATCTGTGCGAGAACCTAGTAAGGTAGTTGATGAGAGTCAGTCGCTAGGTGATGAGCAGATTGAAACAAGCTTGAGCCAGTTTAGCATTCGCTATGACAACAACCAGCCCGCGATCGCCTATCTGGCGGACGGTGCTTCAGCCACGTTTGAATCAGGACAAGTCGTTGTGCGATCGCCCAGCGGTCAAGTGATAGAGACGCTCAGCAGCCAATCTTCTACCCCCCTCACTCACAACCAATCCATAGCGAATCAGGCGAGCAAGTCCTTACAGCTAGCACAGGCTAACACCGATAGCTGTCAGCAAACCATTCGCACTCAGTTTTACCATGTGTCGGTTGCTGTTAGCAGTGGGGCAAAAACGCTCAAACAAGCCCAGTCAGACTACGGAAAAGTGTTCAACTGGATACTAACTTTTAGCGCCAAAGCGCTTGAGAATTCGACCGTACCTAATTCTCGTAATATTACCTTTCAATCTGTTGCCTGTCAGCCACCCGTACTTTGCAACGAACCACAGACTTACGCAGGCGCTAACGAAATCAGGACCGATCTGTTTCGTCTCCCCCAAGGCCGCAACCCTTTAGTCACTTTGCAGTACGAGTTTTATGAGATTCCCGATCGAATAGAGCTGTACTACAACGGCGAAATGATCTTTTCTGTTGGACCAGCATCGGGTTACGACATTACTCAGATTGCCTCTTTACCAGACAACACCAATTATGTCGGCGTCAAAGTGATTGGAAATACTGACTCTGGCACGCTGTGGAACTACACCATCCTCTGTGATAGCCAGCTTTAGCCCTCGCTAGCGAGCCTTTGGCTCATCGCTATCCTCAGCTCACCGGTATCAAGGTGTAACAGCTTTATACCAACAGCGCAGTTCTAACTTAAATTGTCTGTAGATTAAATTGATTTGTATACAAAAGAATTGAATATGTTAAAGCGTCGCTTACTCTCTTCTGGACTGTCCGCAATCACTCTCCTCACTCTTTTTGCTCCGAACAGCCGCGCCGAAGAATATAGTGCTGCCTGTGTTAGTACGATCAGCCAAGCTGACCAGCTCTACCTAGAAGGCGATACTACTGCCGCCGAACAGCTCTATCGCCAGTGCAAGTCAGCAGGATCGAGTACCGTTACCACCTATTTCCCAGAGCCGATCACCGACATTACTCAGCTTGAGCCTAACGAACAAAGTAACTGGCAGCAGGCTCAAACGAGCCTTAGCAGAAATCGTCAAGAACGGGCGCTGGTTTTTCTCAAAAATCTGTTGGAACGATCCCCTGAGTTTGTTCCCGCTTATAGCCTGCTAGCCGAAGCCCTTCAAGATACTGAAGCATCAGATGAAGCATTGGCTGTTCTAGAGCAAGCCTCCACACTGTTCCCACACGACGCAGATATTGCAAATGCTCGAATTAGCGCGTTACGTAGTGTCGACCAGCCATTAGAAGCTTCGATTGCGGCTCGGCTGTTTGCAATGGTGAACCCTGACCACCCGGAGGTAAACGGCTTTCAGAAAAGTGCCCAGAAGGATCTAGAGCGGTTCAAGTCTTCTGTGCGATCGCAATATCTAGCTCAGACGGGACTTGGCATCGTAGGCAACATTCTTCTAGGCGGTGGCAGTGTCCTCGAGAACGCGCTCAATCCGCAGACACTACAAGCTGTTCAAATGGTCGTAGAAGGCGAATCAAAGATGGGAAGCCGCTTTGCGGCTCAATACGTGTCCGACGCCAAATCCAGCGACAAATTGTTTGAAGATCCCGTCGTCGTGGACTACGTTACCCGCATTGGCGAAGATGTCGCAGAACTCATGGGCCGAGACGAATTCGAATACGAGTTTTGGGTGATTGAAGATCCTTCGATTAATGCCTTTGCCCTACCAGGGGGCAAGGTGTTTGTTCATACAGGAGCAATTCTAGCCGCGAATTCTGAATCTGAGCTAGCTGGTCTCATTGGCCACGAGGTCGCTCATGCCGTCCTTTCACACGGCTATCAGCGCATGTCTCAAGCAAGCCTCCTAGCCGCTGCCAACAACGTCATCCCAGCTGGCGGTAATCTGTTGGGGTTAGTGGCTCTAAGTGGCAGTCGCCAAAATGAGCGCCAGTCAGATATCTTAGGTACCCGCGCGGTTGCCGGGGCAGGCTACGCAGCCGATGGCCTCCACAACTTCTTTCGAACGCTCAATGAACAAGGTGGACAAAGCCCCCCTGAATATCTTTCTACTCACCCAGCAACGACAACACGACTGTCTTACTTAGACGCACTGATTGATGAGAATGGCTACAATCGTTTTGCTTACGAAGGGATTGCTCGTCATCGAGAGATTCAGCAGCGGGTTCGCGAAACGCTAGGCAACTAATAACCCAGTCACCAAAGCGATGAAGAACGCGATGAACCCTACGCGATGAACCCTAGTTGAGCACTTCTAGATAGTCGCGAACGCGGTTGCGGCGCTTAGGCTGGCGTAGCTTTTGCAGTGCCTTTGATTCAATCTGCCGAACACGCTCGCGCGAAAGCTCTAGCGTGCGACCAATCTCTGCTAGGGAGTAGGGCACACCATCATCGAGGCCAAAGCGCAAGGTGATCACCTCTTGCTCTCGGGTCGTTAGATCAGTAAGTAGCTGATGAAGCTCGCGTTTTAGAGACTCTCGCATTAGCCGATCTTCAGGGGAGATATCTTCTGTCTCTAGCAGATCGCCTAGCTCCGTATCTCGGTCTTTACCGACTTTGGTATCTAGCGAAACCGAACGAGGCACTTTTAAGAGAACTTCGCGGATCTGAGCCACAGTCATATCAAGCTCTTTGGCAATGTCTTCAGCTTTAGCAGTGCGGCCTTGGGTCTGAGAGATCTTACGCTGGGCTTTTTTGATTTTGTTGAGTTTTTCGGTGATGTGAACTGGTAGACGAATAGTGCGGCTTTGGGTAGCGATCGCGCGGGTAATGCCCTGGCGGATCCACCAATAAGCATAGGTACTAAATCGATAGCCCTTAGTCGGGTCGAACTTTTCAACCGCGCGTTCTAACCCTAAGGTACCCTCCTGAATTAGATCGAGTAGTTCTAGACCCCGGTTCTGATACTTCTTGGCGACAGAGACAACCAAACGCAGGTTGGCCTTGATCATGTGTTCTTTTGCCCGCGTCCCTTCATTTTGGATCTCGACAATCTCTTCTACACTCATTCCAGCTATCTCTGCCCAGAGACGTTTTCCTTGTGCAAGGGTCGGCTTTAGATCTGGCATATCAACGCCAGATGCCTTTGCCCAACGCTCTAGTGAAGGCCGATGACCTAACTGCGCCGTCAGTCGAGCTCTTGTATTTAGAAGATGGACGTAGGTGGCAAGCAGACCACCTGTCTTCTCAGCGGCCCGATCTCGTAGTGCTAACAGCTCCATATGCTGCTGTACTCGCTGAGCTTCGGCAACTTCTTCATCGCGCTCTAGCAAGCTAACTCTACCAATTTCTTGCAGATATAGCCGGACTAGATCTGTTGAGCGGGTCGCTCTAGGATTTGCATGAGTATCTGAATCCAATCCTTCGATATAAACATCGCTAGACTCGTCGTCTTCCTTCGTCAGTGTAAGCTCTGTATCAGAAGGATCGTCTATTACATAGGTGCTACTGTCTGATACGTAGGCATTACTATCTGGTGGTGCGCTGGCCGCAGCGCCAGTGGTAGGTTTTGCGACTGAGTCATAGGTAGCTTTCATGGTTATGCGAGATAGCGAGTACAGGCTGAGAATTGGCGAAGCTCACCCCTTGTAAAAGAAGTATGCCCAACCGATAGGGGCTTGGAGCAGAACGAGGCGTTGCTAAAGACCCGCGTCACTACAGAACTTTCAGTAAAAATCACAAATGTTTTGCTAGTTTCCAGTGAAATTACATAAAGTTAATAACTAACCTGCTCTACTGAAGAGATACCAGCTTGCTCTTACCCATTGGAATTCGCTATTCCAGGTTTGTCATTGGCACAAAGCGAAAATTAGCAGCCTTGGTGATAGGGGTATTCAACGACCTCTCACCGAAAACTACTCTAGAACCAGCAAAGTGTGAGTGGTCAACTCCTTAAGCACGGCTCTTTGCTTTTAATAAACTTATCGGCGCTTCAGCCGTGAGCACCTGGTATTCTGACTCTAGAGCGAACTTGTCTTCCGCTTTCACTGTTACAGCGAACGAACACATGGGTAATCCAGCTTCCATTGTGGAAGAAATGTTTGAGCTGCTGCCCAATTTGCGCACTCAAATGTACTTCAAAACGTCGCTGACGGCGCTCTCTCATGCTATGGAAGATCAGGTCCTAGCGGGTTCAGAACAGCGGCCGTTGATTATTGCTAGTTTCCAGCAG
It includes:
- a CDS encoding M48 family metalloprotease yields the protein MLKRRLLSSGLSAITLLTLFAPNSRAEEYSAACVSTISQADQLYLEGDTTAAEQLYRQCKSAGSSTVTTYFPEPITDITQLEPNEQSNWQQAQTSLSRNRQERALVFLKNLLERSPEFVPAYSLLAEALQDTEASDEALAVLEQASTLFPHDADIANARISALRSVDQPLEASIAARLFAMVNPDHPEVNGFQKSAQKDLERFKSSVRSQYLAQTGLGIVGNILLGGGSVLENALNPQTLQAVQMVVEGESKMGSRFAAQYVSDAKSSDKLFEDPVVVDYVTRIGEDVAELMGRDEFEYEFWVIEDPSINAFALPGGKVFVHTGAILAANSESELAGLIGHEVAHAVLSHGYQRMSQASLLAAANNVIPAGGNLLGLVALSGSRQNERQSDILGTRAVAGAGYAADGLHNFFRTLNEQGGQSPPEYLSTHPATTTRLSYLDALIDENGYNRFAYEGIARHREIQQRVRETLGN
- a CDS encoding SH3 domain-containing protein, coding for MVIRNFLLGLSKFILGLILAMLIMTLAGASMLRYFMARNAEPPERPTYTNDLPEEPPAEATVPESNQPSVSPAIETAPEEPPAEPEAPETPEAPTVETSDGTYSVVVTQPVGLILRSGPGTDYANIGGVDYEESVTVLAEENGWLNILLSNGEEGWVKDGNVSE
- a CDS encoding PRC-barrel domain-containing protein, which codes for MDVAIIRQGELVGRGMMAYETTEEVGVVEHLLVNVQQAKVVGLSYKTLGLIGRRQHLDWTQLVKIGKDRIVVQAEIAEAVDSRLSAAQDMTDLEVWTDGGDLIGRIVDICLDQSSGQIEQYLFALKGEGSESGEVASKEIAGKEIAAEPIDKTAVLYGEEVREEVDEPAQKVATSVYAIEPRVIISAGRKRMMIAEEDAQRLQPYHQLLNLPPKQSAEPLRSNWKPDQISEMPTDFGELLKKGQSLAGQVGERMREQAKRLAEGSESEELPEITEQLQEKTEQVKLQMQKQFQRARERAKAQIDNQGLEEKLGKTAFGRVLGKTFSKLNPQNSDLAVDPIDVESFEVWEEDEANNGE
- a CDS encoding AAA family ATPase, whose protein sequence is MSFKDELSLLVRSRYPLIYIPTREEERAESAIADCAKEIGGSRTVYTWDYVDGYQGNPTDTGFGRRNPLQALELIEKIPSSAAALFVLRDFHRFLEDITISRKLRNLLKLLKSQPKNIIILSAELTIPSELSSIITVLEFPLPNADEIRTEVERLLAATGSNLSSRDIDELVRSCQGLAMERIRRVLARGIAAHGSFEPDDIDLILEEKQQTIRQTQILEFHPASEKISDIGGLDNLKDWLLKRGGAFSERARQYGLPHPRGLMLVGIQGTGKSLTAKAIAHHWHLPLLRLDVGRLFGGLVGESESRTRQMIQLAEALAPCILWIDEIDKAFAGFDGRGDSGTTSRVFGTFITWLAEKASPVFVVATANNIQSLPPEMLRRGRFDEIFFVGLPCQEEREAIFSVHLGRLRPHNLNSYDINRLAYETPDFSGAEIEQSIVEAMHIGFSQNRDFTSDDVLEAVSQIIPLARTAKHQIEALQQWAADGRARLASRQSPLSERIEQQRKGEN
- the sigC gene encoding RNA polymerase sigma factor SigC, which codes for MDDPSDTELTLTKEDDESSDVYIEGLDSDTHANPRATRSTDLVRLYLQEIGRVSLLERDEEVAEAQRVQQHMELLALRDRAAEKTGGLLATYVHLLNTRARLTAQLGHRPSLERWAKASGVDMPDLKPTLAQGKRLWAEIAGMSVEEIVEIQNEGTRAKEHMIKANLRLVVSVAKKYQNRGLELLDLIQEGTLGLERAVEKFDPTKGYRFSTYAYWWIRQGITRAIATQSRTIRLPVHITEKLNKIKKAQRKISQTQGRTAKAEDIAKELDMTVAQIREVLLKVPRSVSLDTKVGKDRDTELGDLLETEDISPEDRLMRESLKRELHQLLTDLTTREQEVITLRFGLDDGVPYSLAEIGRTLELSRERVRQIESKALQKLRQPKRRNRVRDYLEVLN